The window TCGTATCTGAACAAAACATTGCAAAAGTCCGCGCCAAAATTCCGCAAGTTCATGTGCAGTGGGAGAGCCCGGTAGATTACAACAGAACGGGATACAAGACATTTCCTCTTGCTGCCGATTCTATAAACTTGGACGTCCAATACTTTTCTACAGAGACAAATGATCAAAAGTCTCAATCTTCAGCAGACGATATAGCTTCATTTGCGacagcaaagatggagaaactAGGAGCGAAACGCACGGCTGAGTTCGCCGCCAATGTGAAGAGTCAAGTTAGTagccaaagagaaaaacacGACATCGAAGGCACTCTTGTCATAGCTGCCACCTGCACGCACAAGAATGCCACAGTCTTGGCTCCATTCATAATGAATGTAGATAAAGCAATCAAGGTTTGGAATCAGATGCATCCGGATCAAAAAGATCGAATCAATCCAACAAGTCCCGCGGCaatgctgcagctcgccgaAGAGATTGAGTCACCGGAAGGTGTTgacggcaaaggcaagcCCTCAATGACCATCATCTCAGGCGTAACGTACGGATCCAGCTTTGTCGGAATGGTTCATATCTTGAGATCGAGCTCGACTATGGCCAGTGAGAAATTGAAAAGTATCGCCTCAAAGGCTCAGGTGCAGTTAGAAGTGGGCGcgttttttaataaaatgCAAGGAGGTTTTGGCGTCGATGCGAGCTTTTCCAACGACGTCAAGAATCTGCTCAGCACACAGAATGTTCAGTCGCACGTCACCATGACCTGCATGGGCCTGATTCCAACTTTGAAATCCAACGAAATACAACTGGGAGTCAAACAATTTGCAAGCTTCGATCCAAGGTCATCTATGGAACAGATCCAGGAGATTCAAAACGCCACAGTCGCAGATCAGGCAACTGTTGacagcgctgcagcagcagcaagaacagGAGGAGAGATGGTTGCTATGCAAGGCGGAAAAGTGAAAGCCGCATTGTCGGCACTTGGAGATATCGACAAGGAAAATAACAAAATCCTAGACATCAACTCCATGATGGAAGCGCTCGACGACTACATTGCAAAAGCTGCCAATCTCACCGGTGGCGTTCCCATTAACTACTATCTGAAGCCAATCACTAAGGATATGCTGGCGGAAATGTGGATTTCCAAGTACTACCCAGGCGAGTATATGCAAATCAAAGGTGATGATAGCGAGGACTCTAAGAAGCCTGGAGATAATAATAACTCCTCTTCGAATAACAACAATACTACTAGTGGTGGGGATGAGAATGAAGATAGTTAGTTGAATTGGGGAGCAAAGATGCAGCATGAGTAGTAGTGCCAAATATGAGGATTGCACTCAAGTCAAGACCGTATTTGGCACATCACGCTTTCTGTGCGTTTCTTTTGTTAGACACTCTATGACTTACACTTAATTCAAGATTTTTATCacctgcttcttcttttcctcttatTAAAGCGATTGATGATCTATAACAAAGTTTCCATCGCGTGCCAGTGAACCAGGCTAAATTAGAGAAAGGCTCCGCTGAGGTTTATTCCATGCCATACGCTGTGTGCATATCGACACGCCTTTTATTGTATAGCCAGGTATGATATTGGAGCCTTTATAAAATCCATCTATAAACTTGAAAGCCATCATACTCTTGCATGTTCGCTCGCAAGGGCGGGCGCAGTTGCATGCGCTGTGTCAGCAATCGTTGCTGCCTAGCTAGGCTGCTGACGCTATTTATGCTTGAATCAGATTGCCGAGAAAGGCGACTGAGAAAAGACAAACCGTTTGCTGTATTCTGTATTCTCCTAGTGAACTGTTTCAGCGTTTTATGTCACTAGCAGGATAATGAGAAATTCTCACAAAATGTGGAAACAAATCgcccaagaagcgcaagcaCTCCGTGACGAAACACTTGCGGAAGTTGGAGTCAACATCCAAATCCCAGCTCAGCTTTCAAGAAACGTTACCGATATCCCTGATAAAGTATTATCTGCTAGCAGTGCTAGAATAACATCTTTAGCGCCTCAAGAGATTATCACCCTGGCATCTGAACGCAAAATCTCTGCTCAAGAGGTAGTTCAGGCCTTTCTGGAGAGAGCCGTCATTGCTCAGAATCTTGTATGTCGCTTGTACTTTTTCGCTCCTTAATCACATCGTCAAATGCTGATAACTATTGGTAGACAAACTGCCTAACTGAACTTCTCCCTCAACGAGCCATCTCCCAAGCTATTGAGCTCGATGGTCGCCTCCTAGACAATTCAACTTCGCTTGGGCCGCTTCACGGGCTGCCAGTGAGTATCAAATCTCACATCGGCATTGCAAATCGACCTCTTTCGTCTGGCTACTGTGCTCCATTCCATTCACGTCCACACCCTGATGCTGATGCGCTGGTGGTCCAAATTCTTACACGGGCCGGAGCCATTGTCCATGCTCGAACAACGGAGCCGCAGAGCATGATGCAGCTTGAGTGCGCGTCGAATCTCTATGGAGTCACCACGAATCCTTATTCCAACATCCTTATGTCTTCAGGCGGCTCGtcaggaggagaagctgcgcTGATTGCATTGCGCGGCTCCGTATTAGGCGTCGGCAGTGATGTAGGCGGATCGATCCGCGTTCCAGCCGCTGCTTGTGGGATTTATGGACTGAAGCCAACCTCATTTCGGGTACCAACTACTGGCTGGAGTAGCACTCCGCCCGGAGCTGATCCAATTGTCACTGTTTTGGGTCCGATGAGCGTCAACCTGGAAGGCCTAGAGACTTTTATGAGAGTCGTGACGGCTGCAGAGCCGTGGCACATTGAGCCAGCAATAATACCACTGTCTTGGAGGGCGGTCGATATTACCCCGAGCAGAGAAAAGCCATTACGTCTAGGTATTCTATGGCATGATGAAGTCGTTAAGCCACACCCACCAATAACGAGAGCGCTGAGAGAGCTTGTAGATAAAGTGAACAAAATACCGCATGTAGAAGTGGTCAACTTTCCGCCATATAAACATGACGAGGCGTGGGCCATTGCATCGAGCCTTTACTTTACCGATGGAGGTGAAGCTGATCTGGCCGTTATGGCTGAATCCGGTGAACCGCTGCTACCGTTGACCGAGTGGATCATCAAAGACAACCCAGGGGTTAAGAAGTTGAGTCGAGATGAGCTAGAATACTGGCTAGAAGAACGAGAGGAATTCCGGATGGAATACTCGCAGCACTGGAACAAGACTGGAGTCTTCAACAAAGCTTTGGGCGCTTGGGAAAACACTGTGGATGCTATCATCTGCCCCGTGGCGCCTGGGGTAGCTACGAAGCACAACACGGCCAAATACTGGACATACACTGCGGTGTGGAACTTGCTCGACTATCCAGCACTTGCTTTTCCCGTCGGTAAAGTTGACAAAACGATAGATGTCAAGGAGAATAGGAAGCGGTTCATGAGCGacttggagaaggaaaattgGAAATTATGTGAGTTTAATCCCAATACGACTGCCAAGCGTGGGCTGAAAGCTGATAACCGCAGATCGCCCCGAGCTATTCCATGACATGCCGGTCGGATTACAGATGGTTGGGCGAAGATTTGACGATGAAAAAGTTATTGCTATTCTCAAATTTTTGGAGCAGAATATTTAGAATATGTTGTGGTAGGCGAAAGTCGGGTTCAGCATGAGAAGAGTGAGGCATAATATCGCAGTGTAGAATGCTTTCATATTTAAAATACATGGTCCATGGTCTATCATAGCAATATGCCGTAGAACGAATAATTTGTACTAGCCAGGGTATGTACTGCTAGTTACAATCTCAATTAACTTCCAAAACTGGTAGAAAGGTGGGTGGTAAGATTGCCTAGACGAGAAAATTAATTCGTCGTTTTCGTTGATACGCCTTAAGCCTTCTTTAATTTAACTTTTGATGCTGCATAACTGAGAATTCTCTGTCATACGGGGCGAGTCGCAACGTAGAAGATAAGCAGTAAAGCGCCCAACCTCTAAGGATATGACGTACTTGGATTCAAATACTATCGAGAGAGTGGTATGATATTTCGATGCCCGTCGTCAATC is drawn from Trichoderma atroviride chromosome 7, complete sequence and contains these coding sequences:
- a CDS encoding uncharacterized protein (EggNog:ENOG41), which encodes MPSSIPYDPSLVMGQIVNKEALQNVEDIAGYEAPADAAQDKYNGLLASKRSLDMTLIELTGLKLGEDALKPLQQEIEAFNKDVALAAVDYAKAKIVSEQNIAKVRAKIPQVHVQWESPVDYNRTGYKTFPLAADSINLDVQYFSTETNDQKSQSSADDIASFATAKMEKLGAKRTAEFAANVKSQVSSQREKHDIEGTLVIAATCTHKNATVLAPFIMNVDKAIKVWNQMHPDQKDRINPTSPAAMLQLAEEIESPEGVDGKGKPSMTIISGVTYGSSFVGMVHILRSSSTMASEKLKSIASKAQVQLEVGAFFNKMQGGFGVDASFSNDVKNLLSTQNVQSHVTMTCMGLIPTLKSNEIQLGVKQFASFDPRSSMEQIQEIQNATVADQATVDSAAAAARTGGEMVAMQGGKVKAALSALGDIDKENNKILDINSMMEALDDYIAKAANLTGGVPINYYLKPITKDMLAEMWISKYYPGEYMQIKGDDSEDSKKPGDNNNSSSNNNNTTSGGDENEDS